In Bradyrhizobium sp. CCBAU 051011, the following are encoded in one genomic region:
- a CDS encoding TM0106 family RecB-like putative nuclease, which yields MQNVGGNLYLSSADLVGHLNCTYLTELDLKVAKGELKRPKIWDPVLETLAERGAAHEQAFVDHLKSLGMAATVVGGVGLDPKSTSATLEAMSRGDAVIVQGALQSGRWNGRADVLLRVEKPSRFGTWSYEVTDTKLARETKGNTVLQISLYSDMLSAMQGVEPTSAHVVTPGTNFVPETYRIADYSAYFRHVRSSLERAVADGAGAAYPEPIEHCDICRWRRDCEDRRRRDDHLSLVAGISKSQIRELTRRGVGSTAALAAMPIPLEWRPERGAAKSYEKVREQARIQVEGRASGSMKYEALPPIAGFGLSRLPAPSRGDIFFDFEGDPFVGEGGLEFLFGYSFLDHEGKPTYVGDWASNRREERAAFERFVDFVTERLRFYPDLHIYHFAPYEPATMKRLMGRYATRENEVDDLLRAEKFVDLFAVVRHAIRASVESYSIKKLEPLYLFTRSVPLEDVGAVMARTQARLEMADAAGVPNADKNTIRNYNKDDCYSTAALREWLEALRASLIASGEVIERPVPKPPEVSEKLGDWQRRVAELVGRLTDGIPDDVAERTTEQQARWLLAFMVDFHGREKKAVWWEFFRLRDLSAEDLLHERAGLSGLTFKEAAGGTAKVPIHRYNFVLQDTELRPDSELRSVGGQKFGSVVAISHDDRTIDIKKRGDTANFHPEAVFAHKSFNRDERPESLLRLGQYVVENGMEGPAEHRAARDLLMLTAPRLRGQSLQVEGEDALKTATRVALALDQSVFPVQGPPGAGKTFTGARMICALVRAGKRVGISANSHKVIRNLLDEVLKAAGEESLPIRCVQKVDEKKHNEDDLDNLKFASKNEQALDALRTDCSVCGGTSYFWARPDARLSVDVLFIDEAAQMALANVLAVAQAAKSVVLLGDPRQLEQPIQGSHPDGVGVSALDHVLGPHATIPTDRGLFLAETWRLHPRICAFNSELFYEGRLKSRPGLERQEIRIKSGLNGSGLRYLPIQHDGNQSSSPEEADAIRDLIAGILGSGTTWVDRKGSESPISLDDVLIIAPYNAQVFELQERLPGARIGTVDKFQGQEAPIVIYSMATSSHADAPRGMEFLYSANRLNVAVSRAKCICIVVASPRLFEAECRTPRQMQLANAFCRYAELASVL from the coding sequence ATGCAGAACGTCGGTGGGAATTTGTACCTGAGTTCGGCCGACCTGGTCGGACACCTGAATTGCACGTATTTGACGGAACTCGATCTTAAGGTGGCCAAGGGCGAACTCAAAAGGCCGAAGATCTGGGATCCGGTGCTTGAGACCCTTGCCGAGCGAGGTGCCGCGCACGAACAGGCCTTCGTCGATCACTTGAAGTCGCTCGGCATGGCGGCGACGGTGGTCGGGGGAGTTGGGCTCGATCCCAAATCCACTTCGGCGACACTGGAGGCAATGTCTCGCGGTGACGCGGTCATCGTTCAAGGCGCGTTACAATCGGGGAGGTGGAACGGCCGGGCTGACGTGCTTCTCCGCGTCGAAAAGCCGAGCCGGTTCGGTACCTGGTCGTACGAGGTAACCGATACCAAGCTTGCGAGAGAGACGAAGGGGAACACGGTTCTTCAGATATCGCTTTATTCGGACATGCTCTCCGCGATGCAGGGTGTCGAGCCGACTTCGGCGCACGTCGTGACCCCAGGTACGAATTTTGTGCCGGAAACCTACCGTATTGCCGACTACTCAGCCTATTTCCGGCATGTGAGATCCAGCCTCGAACGAGCGGTCGCCGATGGCGCCGGCGCCGCCTATCCCGAACCGATAGAACATTGCGACATTTGCCGGTGGCGCCGGGATTGCGAGGATCGAAGGCGGCGGGACGATCACTTGTCGCTGGTCGCCGGTATCAGCAAGTCGCAGATCAGAGAATTGACCAGACGCGGAGTCGGCAGCACGGCCGCGCTCGCTGCAATGCCCATTCCTCTGGAATGGAGACCAGAACGCGGAGCTGCCAAAAGCTACGAAAAGGTCCGCGAGCAGGCGAGAATTCAGGTCGAAGGCAGAGCGAGCGGCTCGATGAAATACGAGGCGCTACCGCCGATCGCCGGCTTCGGTCTGTCACGGCTTCCCGCGCCATCTCGGGGCGACATCTTCTTCGACTTCGAGGGTGATCCTTTCGTGGGAGAAGGCGGTCTGGAATTCCTGTTCGGCTACTCCTTCCTCGATCACGAAGGGAAGCCGACGTACGTGGGTGACTGGGCCTCGAACCGCCGGGAAGAGCGGGCTGCGTTCGAGCGATTTGTGGATTTCGTCACCGAGCGCCTCAGATTCTACCCCGATCTGCACATCTATCATTTCGCGCCGTACGAACCGGCCACCATGAAGCGACTGATGGGCCGTTACGCAACGCGCGAGAACGAGGTTGACGACCTTCTACGCGCCGAGAAATTCGTCGACCTGTTTGCCGTTGTCCGTCACGCAATTCGCGCCAGCGTGGAAAGTTATTCCATCAAGAAGTTGGAGCCCCTGTATTTGTTCACCCGTAGCGTCCCGCTGGAGGACGTCGGGGCAGTCATGGCCAGGACTCAGGCGCGCCTCGAAATGGCGGACGCCGCGGGCGTTCCCAATGCGGACAAGAACACGATCCGCAACTACAACAAGGACGACTGCTACTCGACGGCCGCTCTAAGAGAATGGCTCGAAGCGCTACGCGCCAGCCTGATCGCCAGTGGCGAAGTGATCGAAAGGCCCGTTCCAAAGCCTCCCGAGGTCAGCGAAAAACTCGGCGACTGGCAGAGGCGGGTGGCGGAACTCGTCGGTCGGCTTACGGACGGCATCCCAGATGATGTAGCCGAGCGCACAACCGAGCAGCAGGCGCGCTGGCTGCTGGCGTTCATGGTGGACTTCCATGGTCGGGAGAAGAAGGCCGTTTGGTGGGAGTTCTTTCGGCTGCGCGATCTTTCTGCAGAAGACCTCCTTCACGAACGCGCCGGTCTCTCCGGGCTCACCTTCAAGGAAGCCGCCGGTGGCACGGCTAAGGTGCCCATACATCGGTACAACTTCGTTCTTCAAGATACCGAGCTCCGGCCAGACAGCGAACTCAGGAGCGTCGGCGGTCAGAAGTTCGGCAGCGTCGTCGCCATTTCGCATGACGATCGGACCATCGACATCAAGAAGCGCGGCGATACTGCGAATTTCCACCCAGAGGCCGTCTTCGCCCACAAATCCTTCAATCGCGACGAACGCCCCGAGTCCCTCCTTCGGCTCGGACAATACGTGGTCGAGAACGGAATGGAGGGGCCTGCCGAACACCGTGCCGCGCGCGATCTTCTCATGTTGACTGCTCCGCGGCTGCGTGGACAAAGCCTGCAGGTCGAGGGCGAGGATGCTTTGAAGACCGCTACTCGGGTCGCGCTTGCTCTGGACCAAAGCGTCTTTCCGGTCCAAGGACCGCCAGGAGCCGGAAAAACATTCACCGGCGCCCGAATGATCTGCGCTCTCGTGCGTGCAGGGAAGCGGGTAGGGATAAGTGCCAATAGTCACAAGGTCATCCGCAACCTGCTGGACGAGGTCCTCAAAGCGGCTGGCGAGGAGAGCCTCCCGATCCGCTGTGTCCAGAAGGTCGACGAGAAGAAGCATAACGAAGACGACCTCGACAACTTGAAATTCGCCTCGAAGAACGAGCAGGCCCTCGATGCGCTACGGACGGACTGTTCGGTCTGCGGAGGGACATCGTATTTCTGGGCCCGGCCGGACGCACGCCTTAGCGTCGACGTGCTGTTCATCGATGAAGCCGCGCAGATGGCCCTTGCGAACGTGCTGGCCGTCGCACAAGCTGCGAAGAGCGTCGTTCTGCTGGGAGACCCGCGGCAATTGGAGCAGCCGATTCAAGGAAGCCATCCTGATGGCGTCGGAGTGTCAGCCCTGGACCATGTCCTTGGCCCCCATGCCACCATTCCGACCGATCGGGGTCTGTTCCTCGCCGAGACGTGGCGACTTCATCCGCGCATCTGTGCCTTCAATTCGGAACTGTTCTATGAAGGTCGCCTGAAGTCTCGGCCGGGACTTGAGCGGCAAGAAATCAGGATCAAGTCCGGACTCAACGGGTCTGGCCTTCGCTACCTTCCGATCCAGCACGACGGAAATCAGAGTTCGTCGCCGGAAGAAGCCGATGCGATCCGCGACCTTATTGCGGGCATCCTGGGATCCGGCACGACCTGGGTCGACCGGAAAGGTAGTGAGTCCCCGATTTCGCTCGACGATGTGCTGATCATCGCGCCGTACAATGCGCAAGTCTTCGAGCTTCAGGAGCGACTTCCTGGCGCTCGCATTGGCACTGTGGACAAGTTTCAGGGCCAAGAGGCGCCCATTGTCATCTATTCCATGGCGACCTCTAGTCATGCGGACGCACCACGCGGAATGGAGTTCCTCTATAGTGCCAACCGACTGAACGTCGCGGTTTCTCGAGCAAAGTGCATCTGCATCGTGGTCGCGTCACCACGCCTATTCGAGGCCGAGTGTCGGACGCCTCGCCAAATGCAACTTGCCAATGCCTTTTGTCGGTACGCCGAATTGGCCTCTGTATTGTAA
- a CDS encoding FAD-binding oxidoreductase, with protein MRIVICGGGVVGACTAYFLSRRGAQVIVVESTEVAAAASGKAGGFLALDWCVGTPVDALARRSFQLHAALSKEIADDWGYRPMTAYSGLVVSQSDPRRQKPSELDWLSDGVVIASRLSTTETTAIVHPRMFTSAMMRAAQARGAELRRGRATGVVRHTHATTVRGVEVDGDIIEADAVVVAMGPWSLLAAEWMTLPAVFGQRSPSLVYDTGADVPPHALFLDYHDETSDMVSVEVFPRADGSTHITALSDVVPLPIDPAAVKPDSEAIGRLQAIAERLSPVFLPERILARQACFRPVTHDGLPLIGKVPRSDGLYVATGHNVWGILNAPATGEAIADLIADGAAQSIDLAPFDPMRLPALDPSLLRTSWSSVGTMILHL; from the coding sequence ATGCGGATTGTGATTTGCGGCGGCGGCGTAGTGGGCGCCTGCACAGCCTACTTCCTTAGCCGACGCGGCGCCCAAGTGATTGTGGTTGAGAGCACCGAGGTTGCCGCTGCAGCATCTGGAAAGGCCGGCGGATTTCTGGCACTCGACTGGTGTGTCGGCACGCCGGTAGACGCGCTGGCCCGACGCAGTTTCCAGCTGCACGCTGCATTGTCGAAGGAGATCGCCGACGATTGGGGCTATCGTCCTATGACTGCTTACAGTGGTCTCGTCGTTTCCCAGAGCGACCCGCGCCGCCAAAAGCCTTCGGAGCTCGATTGGCTTTCTGACGGCGTTGTTATTGCGTCGCGGCTAAGCACCACTGAGACGACGGCAATTGTTCATCCCCGCATGTTTACCTCCGCTATGATGCGCGCCGCCCAAGCGCGCGGCGCCGAACTGCGCCGCGGGCGCGCTACTGGCGTGGTGAGGCATACCCACGCCACGACTGTGCGGGGCGTCGAGGTTGACGGCGACATCATTGAGGCGGACGCCGTCGTTGTCGCCATGGGACCGTGGTCGTTGCTGGCGGCGGAATGGATGACCTTGCCAGCCGTTTTCGGGCAGCGTAGTCCGAGTCTTGTCTACGACACCGGCGCAGACGTTCCCCCACACGCACTGTTTCTAGACTATCACGACGAGACCAGCGACATGGTTAGCGTCGAGGTGTTTCCGCGCGCAGACGGCAGCACCCATATTACGGCTCTATCCGACGTGGTCCCGCTGCCGATCGACCCCGCCGCGGTAAAGCCGGACTCAGAGGCCATCGGTCGCCTGCAGGCCATCGCCGAACGATTGTCGCCGGTCTTCCTTCCAGAAAGGATCCTTGCGCGGCAAGCCTGTTTCCGACCGGTCACACATGACGGCTTGCCGCTGATAGGCAAGGTCCCACGCAGCGACGGCCTCTATGTCGCTACCGGGCACAATGTTTGGGGTATTCTTAACGCACCAGCGACCGGGGAAGCCATTGCCGACTTGATCGCTGACGGTGCGGCACAAAGCATCGACCTGGCGCCGTTCGACCCGATGAGACTGCCTGCGCTCGACCCTTCGCTGCTGCGTACGAGCTGGAGTTCGGTCGGCACGATGATCCTGCATCTTTAG